Proteins from a single region of Fundulus heteroclitus isolate FHET01 chromosome 12, MU-UCD_Fhet_4.1, whole genome shotgun sequence:
- the LOC118564882 gene encoding nuclear factor 7, brain-like, with protein MAEKIALFESFLSCHVCSETFRDPVSLSCNHSFCSSCLQKFWEQTGNKNCPICKRRSSKDDPLVNFTLKELADSFTGRKKSGSSEAEKGAKQLMVVCSKHQEDPKLFCEDEQRAVCSVCEFSLHQSHKVVPVEQAVSELKEQLRSDLKSLQDKRNKHKQVEKTYEDVIQHSKKQLLSTERQIRAEFNKLHQFLKEEEEFRLAALREEEEQKGKIISREMKRIQEQISSLSDSISAVEEDLQKDNVLFLSSYKATQSRARGQRSLSDPQLVSGALIDVAKHLGNLSFRVWEKMKDKVHFSPVILDPNTAYRLLYLSDDLTSVRCGDTWQQLPDNPERNTMYPEVFGSEGFSSGKHSWEVEVGDHPDWNIGYVKESVERKGETSASPKDGTWCLVHGDGKCNNGSGQTLTVKKNLQKIRVQLDYDRGEVSFYDPEDMSHIYTHRDTFTEKLFPFLAVGEAADAKTSDLKICQTEISV; from the coding sequence ATGGCTGAGAAAATCGCTCTTTTTGAAAGTTTCCTGAGCTGCCATGTGTGTTCAGAGACTTTCAGAGAtcctgtgtctctgagctgcaacCACAGCTTCTGTTCAAGCTGCCTGCAGAAATTCTGGGAACAAACTGGAAACAAGAACTGTCCCATCTGTAAAAGAAGATCTTCCAAGGATGATCCATTAGTAAACTTCACTCTGAAGGAACTGGCTGACTCTTTTACTGGAAGAAAGAAATCTGGATCATCTGAGGCAGAAAAAGGAGCAAAGCAGCTGATGGTGGTCTGCAGCAAACACCAAGAAGACCCtaaactgttctgtgaagacgaGCAGAGAGCTGTGTGTTCTGTCTGTGAGTTTTCTCTCCACCAGAGTCACAAAGTGGTTCCTGTAGAACAAGCAGTCAGTGAGCTGAAGGAACAGCTGAGATCTGACTTAAAGTCTCTGCAGGACAAGaggaacaaacacaaacaggtgGAGAAAACATACGAGGATGTGATTCAACACTCCAAGAAGCAGCTGTTgtccacagagagacagatcaGAGCAGAGTTCAACAAGCTCCACCAGTTcctgaaagaggaagaggagttcAGACTGGCAGctctgagggaggaagaggagcagaaggggAAGATTATCAGCAGAGAGATGAAGAGGATCCAGGAGCAGATCTCCTCTCTGTCAGACAGCATCTCTGCTGTTGAAGAAGACCTGCAGAAAGACAACGTGTTGTTCCTCAGCAGTTATAAAGCCACTCAGAGCagagccagaggtcagaggtcactgtCAGATCCACAGCTGGtctcaggagctctgatagaTGTGGCCAAACACCTGGGCAACCTGTCCTTCAGAGTCTGGGAGAAGATGAAGGACAAGGTCCACTTCAGTCCTGTCATTCTGGACCCAAACACTGCATATAGATTACTCTACCTGTCTGATGATCTGACCAGTGTGAGATGTGGAGACACTTggcagcagcttcctgataatCCAGAGAGAAACACTATGTACCCTGAGGTTTTTGGTTCTGAGGGCTTCAGCTCAGGGAAACACAGctgggaggtggaggtgggagACCATCCTGACTGGAATATCGGTTATGTTAAAGAGTCAGTTGAGAGGAAGGGAGAGACATCTGCTTCACCAAAAGATGGAACCTGGTGTTTAGTTCATGGTGATGGAAAATGCAATAATGGTTCTGGTCAAACTCTCACAGTGAAGAAGAATCTCCAGAAGATCAGAGTCCAGCTGGATTATGACAGGGGGGAGGTGTCCTTCTACGACCCTGAAGACATGTCTCACATCTACACTCACAGAGACACTTTCACTGAAAAACTCTTCCCTTTTTTAGCTGTTGGAGAAGCTGCTGATGCCAAAACTTCTGATCTCAAAATCTGTCAAACTgagatttctgtttaa